From a region of the Microterricola gilva genome:
- a CDS encoding histidinol-phosphate transaminase, with amino-acid sequence MTNLSELPLRDDLVGQLPYGAPQAVVPVALNVNENTHGIPEDVAHDIVARVAAAVLSVNRYPDREFTELRESFARYLGHGLDASNIWAANGSNEVLQHILQAFGGPGRSLLGFTPTYSMYPLLAAGTGTEWIGVPRAADYTITPDAAAAAMREHQPDIVFLCSPNNPTGTPLGLDVIEAVYAASQYENGAAIVVVDEAYAEFSPEGTPSALTLLPGRPRLLVSRTMSKAFAFAGARVGYLAADAAVTDALRLVRLPYHLSAFTQAAANAALAHSEEMLGMVGEIREQRDRLLRELRALGYAPYDSASNFVLFGGVEDPHAVFEALLARGILIREVSLPGQLRVTAGTETETTAFLEALAAVGPNGRGPSAE; translated from the coding sequence GTGACGAATCTCAGTGAACTTCCCCTGCGTGACGACCTCGTCGGCCAGCTCCCGTACGGCGCCCCCCAGGCTGTCGTCCCCGTGGCCCTGAACGTCAACGAGAACACCCACGGCATCCCGGAAGACGTCGCCCACGACATCGTGGCCCGCGTCGCGGCCGCCGTGCTCTCGGTGAACCGCTACCCCGATCGCGAGTTCACGGAACTCCGGGAGAGCTTCGCCCGCTATCTCGGCCACGGCCTTGACGCCTCGAACATCTGGGCCGCGAACGGCTCCAACGAGGTGCTGCAGCACATCCTCCAGGCCTTCGGCGGTCCGGGCCGCTCGCTGCTCGGCTTCACGCCGACCTACTCGATGTACCCGCTGCTCGCCGCCGGAACCGGCACGGAGTGGATCGGCGTTCCCCGCGCAGCGGACTACACGATCACCCCGGATGCCGCTGCCGCCGCCATGCGCGAGCACCAGCCGGACATCGTGTTCCTCTGCTCGCCCAACAACCCGACGGGCACGCCGCTCGGGCTCGACGTGATCGAGGCCGTCTACGCCGCAAGTCAGTACGAGAACGGTGCGGCGATCGTCGTCGTCGACGAGGCCTACGCCGAGTTCTCGCCGGAGGGCACGCCGAGCGCGCTCACGCTGCTGCCCGGCCGGCCGCGCCTGCTCGTCTCCCGCACCATGAGCAAGGCCTTCGCCTTCGCCGGCGCCCGCGTCGGATACCTGGCCGCGGACGCCGCCGTCACCGACGCCCTCCGTCTGGTCCGGCTGCCCTACCACCTCTCCGCCTTCACGCAGGCGGCCGCGAACGCGGCTCTCGCTCACTCCGAGGAGATGCTCGGCATGGTCGGGGAGATCCGCGAGCAGCGCGACCGCCTGCTGCGTGAGCTCCGCGCCCTCGGCTACGCGCCGTACGACAGCGCGAGCAACTTCGTGCTCTTCGGCGGGGTCGAGGATCCGCACGCCGTCTTCGAGGCGCTGCTGGCCCGCGGCATCCTGATCCGCGAGGTGAGCCTGCCAGGGCAGCTCCGCGTCACCGCGGGAACCGAGACCGAGACGACCGCGTTCCTGGAGGCGCTGGCGGCGGTCGGCCCGAACGGTCGGGGCCCCAGCGCCGAGTAG
- the lexA gene encoding transcriptional repressor LexA: MTRDSDTSSAKKGNRRRKSLSAKQMAILDVIQRSVSQRGYPPSMREIGDAVGLASLSSVTYQLKQLELSGYLRRDPNRPRALEVLIEVPQQNDGASFTDGDDYSSAATVGDAAMVPLVGRIAAGIPITAEQQIDEIFPLPRQIVGKGELFILKVVGESMIDAAICDGDWVVVRAQKTAENGEIVAAMLDNEATVKVFRQRDGHTWLLPRNSNFEPILGDYAEILGKVVAVLRSV, encoded by the coding sequence GTGACGAGAGACAGCGACACGAGCTCCGCCAAGAAGGGCAACCGTCGGCGCAAGAGCCTGAGCGCCAAGCAGATGGCGATCCTCGACGTCATCCAGCGCTCGGTCAGCCAGCGGGGCTACCCGCCGAGCATGCGCGAGATCGGCGATGCCGTCGGGCTCGCCTCGCTCTCCAGCGTCACCTACCAGCTCAAGCAGCTCGAGCTCAGCGGCTACCTGCGCCGCGACCCGAATCGTCCCCGCGCGCTCGAGGTGCTGATCGAGGTCCCGCAGCAGAACGACGGCGCCTCCTTCACCGACGGCGACGACTACTCAAGCGCTGCAACCGTCGGCGATGCGGCGATGGTGCCCCTCGTCGGTCGGATCGCCGCCGGCATCCCGATCACCGCCGAACAGCAGATCGATGAGATCTTCCCCCTGCCCAGGCAGATCGTCGGCAAGGGTGAGCTCTTCATTCTCAAGGTCGTCGGTGAGTCGATGATCGACGCGGCGATCTGCGACGGCGACTGGGTGGTCGTGCGCGCACAGAAGACGGCGGAGAACGGCGAGATCGTCGCCGCAATGCTCGACAACGAGGCCACGGTCAAGGTGTTCCGCCAGCGCGACGGCCACACCTGGCTGCTCCCCCGCAACAGCAACTTCGAGCCGATCCTCGGCGACTACGCCGAGATCCTCGGCAAGGTCGTCGCCGTGCTGCGCAGCGTCTAG
- the metE gene encoding 5-methyltetrahydropteroyltriglutamate--homocysteine S-methyltransferase produces the protein MTTAPFTTAPFPAGTILGYPRIGRRRELKKAVEAFWAGSTTAEELEQTTAGLRAATRARLLELGLGRDDSSIPESFSYYDQVLDAAVAVGAVPSRFAHLVQADGSIDLAGYFTLARGVGDSLPLEMTKWFDSNYHYLVPEIGPETSFHLASDRIVREFEEAKAAGFLTRPVLVGPVTFLLLAKPSDEAPADFAPLSRLGDLLPVYAELLTRLRAAGAEWVQLDEPGLVNESIPVPRTEQLAALAEAYRVLGGLSERPAIFVAAPYGELGDALPVLAASAVEAIGVDLVRGALPVGLDADTSAALATKTIVAGVVDGHNIWRGDLAAALSTAESVSALSPTVAVSSSTSLLHVPHDVAEETALGQLADWLAFADQKVGQIAVLAAGLRDGRAAIQPELDAAAAALAARLAAPGVRESAVRSRTAALSAGDYSRGDYAERVAAQDAALQLPLLPTTTIGSFPQTGEIRRARARLNSGALSAAEYEQLMKEEIGRVVELQEEIGLDVLVHGEPERNDMVQYFAENLDGFAVTEHGWVQSYGSRCTRPSLLWGDVSRPAPITVDWSVYTQSLTAKPVKGMLTGPVTILAWSFVRDDQPLAETASQVALALRDEIADLEAAGIGIVQVDEPALRELLPLKRADHADYLEWSVGSFRLATAGVRAETQIHTHLCYSEFGVVIDAISRLDADVTSIEAARSRMEIVDDIERSGFDHGIGPGVYDIHSPRVPAVAELTELLERALAAVPGRQLWVNPDCGLKTRGYAETVESLQNMLEATRAVRANAEVSV, from the coding sequence ATGACCACCGCACCGTTCACCACCGCACCATTCCCAGCCGGCACCATCCTCGGCTACCCCCGCATCGGCCGCCGCCGCGAACTCAAGAAGGCCGTCGAGGCGTTCTGGGCCGGCAGCACGACCGCGGAGGAGCTCGAGCAGACAACGGCCGGGTTGCGCGCCGCCACCCGGGCCCGGCTGCTCGAACTCGGGCTCGGCCGCGACGACTCGTCCATCCCGGAGAGCTTCTCTTACTACGACCAGGTGCTGGATGCCGCGGTGGCCGTCGGCGCCGTGCCGAGCCGGTTCGCCCACCTCGTGCAGGCCGACGGCAGCATCGACCTCGCCGGATACTTCACCCTGGCCCGCGGTGTCGGCGACAGCCTGCCGTTGGAGATGACGAAGTGGTTCGACTCCAACTACCACTACCTCGTGCCCGAGATCGGTCCGGAGACCAGCTTCCACCTGGCCAGCGACCGCATCGTGCGCGAGTTCGAGGAGGCCAAGGCCGCCGGATTCCTGACCCGTCCTGTGCTCGTCGGCCCGGTCACCTTCCTGCTCCTGGCCAAGCCGAGCGACGAAGCCCCTGCCGACTTCGCGCCGCTCAGCCGCCTCGGTGACCTCCTCCCCGTCTACGCGGAGCTCCTCACCCGGCTGCGCGCGGCCGGAGCGGAGTGGGTGCAGCTGGACGAGCCCGGTCTCGTCAACGAGAGCATCCCCGTTCCGCGCACCGAGCAGCTGGCCGCACTCGCTGAGGCGTACCGCGTGCTCGGCGGCCTGAGCGAGCGCCCGGCGATCTTCGTCGCCGCGCCGTACGGCGAACTCGGTGACGCGCTGCCCGTGCTGGCGGCATCCGCCGTCGAGGCCATCGGGGTCGACCTGGTGCGCGGTGCCCTGCCGGTCGGCCTCGACGCCGACACCAGCGCAGCGCTCGCGACGAAGACGATCGTCGCCGGCGTCGTCGACGGCCACAACATCTGGCGGGGCGACCTCGCCGCGGCCCTGTCGACGGCGGAGTCCGTCTCCGCCCTCTCGCCGACCGTCGCCGTCTCCAGCTCAACCTCGCTGCTGCACGTCCCGCACGATGTGGCGGAGGAGACCGCGCTCGGGCAGCTCGCCGACTGGCTCGCCTTCGCCGACCAGAAGGTCGGCCAGATCGCCGTACTCGCCGCCGGCCTCCGCGACGGTCGCGCCGCGATTCAGCCGGAGCTGGATGCCGCGGCCGCAGCGCTGGCCGCGCGCCTGGCCGCACCCGGCGTGCGGGAGTCAGCCGTGCGCAGCCGCACCGCCGCACTCAGCGCCGGCGACTACAGCCGCGGTGACTACGCGGAGCGCGTCGCCGCCCAGGACGCCGCCCTGCAGCTGCCGCTGCTGCCGACGACCACGATCGGCTCCTTCCCGCAGACCGGCGAGATCCGTCGCGCCCGGGCCCGGCTGAACTCGGGAGCACTGAGCGCCGCCGAGTACGAGCAGCTGATGAAGGAGGAGATCGGGCGCGTCGTCGAGTTGCAGGAGGAGATCGGCCTCGACGTGCTCGTGCACGGCGAGCCGGAGCGCAACGACATGGTGCAGTACTTCGCCGAGAACCTCGATGGCTTCGCCGTCACCGAGCACGGCTGGGTGCAGTCGTACGGCAGCCGCTGCACGCGCCCGTCGCTGCTCTGGGGCGACGTGTCGCGTCCGGCGCCGATCACGGTGGACTGGTCCGTGTACACGCAGAGCCTCACCGCCAAGCCGGTCAAGGGCATGCTCACCGGTCCCGTCACGATCCTGGCGTGGTCCTTCGTGCGTGACGATCAGCCGCTCGCCGAGACCGCCAGCCAGGTGGCCCTCGCTCTGCGCGACGAGATCGCCGATCTGGAGGCGGCCGGCATCGGCATCGTGCAGGTCGACGAGCCCGCGCTGCGGGAACTGCTCCCGCTGAAGCGTGCCGACCACGCCGACTACTTGGAGTGGTCGGTCGGCTCCTTCCGCCTCGCCACCGCCGGCGTGCGCGCGGAGACGCAGATCCACACCCACCTCTGCTACTCCGAGTTCGGGGTCGTGATCGACGCGATCAGCCGTCTCGACGCCGACGTCACGAGCATCGAGGCGGCGCGGAGCCGCATGGAGATCGTCGACGACATCGAGCGGAGCGGCTTCGACCACGGCATCGGGCCCGGCGTCTACGACATCCACTCGCCCCGCGTGCCGGCGGTCGCCGAACTGACGGAACTGCTCGAGCGCGCCCTCGCCGCCGTTCCCGGCCGGCAGCTGTGGGTGAACCCGGACTGCGGACTCAAGACCCGTGGCTACGCCGAGACGGTGGAGTCGCTGCAGAACATGCTCGAGGCCACCCGCGCCGTGCGGGCCAACGCCGAGGTCAGCGTCTAG
- a CDS encoding methylenetetrahydrofolate reductase, which yields MTAAYHHATPVIGGHRGALTPVSFELFPPRTDAAALALGRTIDRLAEANPAFLSVTYGAGGSSRERSLTVLRYILEHTTVDAMAHLTCVGSSYQEANSLVRQFLDAGITSFLALRGDPPTGVTGPAELGDLGSASELVQLIHRVQEEREPFSQERVPGAPQGTRIARRRRPERVAVAAFPNGHPRARGTNADIDSLLAKQVAGATLAITQLFFHADDYLGFVDKARTAGVTIDIVPGLMPATSPRRLARIAELTGEEVPAELAIALEVEPDEQGQHEIGVGYIARVAAEVLAGGAPGLHLYTFNQHRAVLGVLEQLGRMPVGAGSSR from the coding sequence ATGACCGCCGCCTACCACCACGCAACGCCCGTCATCGGCGGACACCGTGGCGCCCTGACGCCGGTGTCGTTCGAGCTCTTCCCGCCGCGCACGGATGCAGCAGCACTCGCTCTCGGCCGCACCATCGACCGCCTGGCCGAGGCGAATCCGGCCTTCCTCTCCGTCACCTACGGGGCCGGCGGATCGTCCCGCGAGCGCTCGCTCACCGTGCTGCGCTACATCCTCGAGCACACGACCGTCGATGCGATGGCCCACCTCACCTGTGTCGGGTCCTCGTACCAGGAGGCCAACAGCCTCGTCAGACAGTTTCTGGATGCCGGCATCACCAGCTTCCTTGCACTGCGCGGAGACCCACCAACAGGCGTCACCGGCCCGGCCGAGCTGGGCGACCTCGGCAGCGCATCCGAGCTCGTGCAGCTGATCCACCGGGTTCAGGAGGAGCGCGAACCGTTCTCGCAGGAACGCGTTCCCGGGGCTCCGCAGGGCACCCGCATCGCGCGGCGCCGCCGACCAGAACGCGTGGCCGTCGCGGCCTTCCCGAACGGCCACCCCCGTGCCCGCGGCACGAACGCCGACATCGACAGCCTGCTCGCCAAGCAGGTCGCCGGCGCGACGCTCGCCATCACCCAGCTGTTCTTCCACGCCGATGACTACCTCGGCTTCGTCGACAAGGCGCGCACGGCCGGCGTCACGATCGACATCGTCCCCGGGCTGATGCCGGCGACCTCGCCCAGGCGGCTCGCCCGGATCGCCGAGCTCACCGGTGAGGAGGTGCCGGCCGAACTCGCCATCGCCCTCGAGGTGGAACCCGACGAACAGGGCCAGCACGAGATCGGGGTCGGCTACATCGCCCGCGTCGCCGCCGAGGTTCTCGCCGGGGGAGCGCCAGGACTGCACCTCTACACCTTCAACCAGCACAGGGCCGTACTCGGCGTGCTCGAACAACTCGGACGAATGCCCGTCGGAGCCGGCAGCAGCCGCTAG
- a CDS encoding HIT family protein, with protein sequence MNVPCIFCAIVAGDAPSHRVYEDELTVGFLSIHPAASGHTVLVPREHAPQLWDLSDATTAGIGHSLRSMARLLERTIEPDGMTVFQTNREAGWQSVFHMHFQLVPRSDRDALTPPWTETAAAESDLTRMAERLRAAR encoded by the coding sequence ATGAACGTCCCCTGCATCTTCTGCGCCATTGTCGCCGGCGACGCCCCATCTCACCGCGTCTACGAGGACGAGCTGACCGTGGGCTTTCTCAGTATCCATCCGGCAGCCTCGGGGCACACGGTGCTCGTTCCGCGTGAGCATGCGCCACAGTTGTGGGATCTCTCAGATGCGACAACTGCGGGCATCGGCCATTCGCTGCGCTCAATGGCGAGACTGCTGGAGCGCACCATCGAACCGGACGGGATGACGGTATTTCAGACGAACCGTGAGGCGGGCTGGCAGTCCGTCTTCCACATGCACTTTCAGCTTGTGCCCCGCTCCGACCGCGACGCGCTGACGCCGCCCTGGACCGAGACAGCCGCCGCCGAATCCGATCTCACACGGATGGCGGAGCGGCTGCGTGCCGCCCGCTGA
- a CDS encoding serine hydrolase domain-containing protein — MSTRGLGPSATHAARIAQIEDAQPADRQGSNALSIPQLLRHHRVPSVSVAVVDDFDVAWTKSWGVADAQSGKSATDQTLYQAASITKPLAAMASLRAAQLGLFDLDQDINSILTSWTLPDTPFGGGVAVTPRMLLSHTSGLGDGFGFPGYEPGEAMPTLLQMLDGRSPSPLPAVRPARPAMTAYQYSGGGVEIQRLALTDTVGAAFTRIMDDWVLQPIGMTSSTFEQPLPCELEHRAARAHDNEGARMAAPWRVYPELAAAGLWTTPGDLAKFVSELQRTLAGRSSLVVDRTMMRDMITPVGVGPFAVGFVVSQKGDGRYFEHDGDNWGFKAQLIGHVAKGYGAVIMTNGDNGQAVIDEVQNRIAISYGWDNSTKRPTPTTPDSLDRQRAARSRSAIRVRSDSAAAVSVQGGVSASRSERGTS, encoded by the coding sequence ATGTCTACCAGGGGGTTGGGCCCGTCGGCGACGCATGCCGCGCGGATCGCCCAGATCGAGGACGCTCAGCCGGCTGACCGTCAGGGATCCAACGCCCTGAGCATTCCGCAGCTGTTGCGCCACCATCGCGTCCCGAGTGTCAGCGTCGCCGTCGTCGACGACTTCGACGTTGCATGGACGAAGTCGTGGGGCGTTGCGGACGCGCAGTCGGGCAAGAGCGCCACGGATCAGACGCTGTACCAGGCAGCATCAATCACCAAGCCCCTGGCGGCGATGGCATCGCTGCGGGCCGCTCAGCTCGGGCTGTTTGACCTCGACCAGGACATCAACTCCATCCTCACGAGCTGGACGCTGCCGGATACGCCGTTCGGCGGGGGCGTCGCCGTCACGCCCCGGATGCTGCTGAGCCACACCTCCGGGCTCGGAGACGGATTCGGTTTTCCCGGGTACGAGCCGGGTGAAGCGATGCCGACACTACTGCAGATGCTCGACGGCCGATCGCCCTCGCCTTTGCCTGCTGTGCGGCCGGCACGGCCAGCGATGACGGCCTACCAATACTCGGGCGGAGGCGTCGAGATACAGCGGCTCGCGCTCACCGACACCGTCGGAGCAGCCTTCACACGAATCATGGATGACTGGGTGCTTCAACCGATCGGCATGACCAGCAGCACCTTCGAGCAGCCTTTGCCTTGCGAGCTCGAGCATCGGGCCGCCCGCGCCCATGACAACGAGGGTGCGAGGATGGCTGCACCGTGGCGTGTCTATCCGGAGTTGGCGGCGGCGGGGTTGTGGACGACTCCCGGCGATCTTGCCAAATTCGTCAGCGAGCTCCAACGGACGCTGGCCGGGCGGTCATCGCTTGTCGTGGACCGGACGATGATGCGCGACATGATCACACCAGTTGGCGTTGGCCCCTTCGCTGTCGGCTTTGTTGTGTCTCAGAAGGGCGATGGCCGGTATTTCGAGCACGACGGCGACAACTGGGGCTTCAAGGCTCAACTCATCGGACACGTGGCCAAGGGCTATGGCGCGGTGATCATGACCAACGGCGACAACGGTCAGGCCGTGATCGACGAAGTCCAGAATCGTATCGCCATCTCGTACGGTTGGGACAACTCGACCAAGCGGCCGACTCCGACCACCCCTGATTCGCTCGACCGTCAGCGGGCGGCACGCAGCCGCTCCGCCATCCGTGTGAGATCGGATTCGGCGGCGGCTGTCTCGGTCCAGGGCGGCGTCAGCGCGTCGCGGTCGGAGCGGGGCACAAGCTGA
- the hflX gene encoding GTPase HflX, protein MTDVENSPNDTAATADGPSDDVVARVLASAESRSSAYSLFSSGAQALQTEAGADSIGDGEQLDREDRKALRRVPGLSTELEDVTEVEYRQLRLENVVLIGIYAQGSQDDAENSMREMAALAETAGATVLDGLLQRRAHPDPSTFLGRGKAAELAAIVQALGADTVIADTELAPSQRRALEDVVKVKVIDRTAVILDIFSQHAKSREGKAQVELAQLEYLLPRLRGWGESMSRQAGGQVGGAGAGMGSRGPGETKIELDRRRIHTRMSKLRKQIAAMKPAREAKRANRRRNSVPSVAIAGYTNAGKSSILNRITHAGVLVENALFATLDATVRKNTTADGRIYTLADTVGFVRNLPHQLVEAFRSTLEEIADSDVIVHVVDGSHPDPASQIATVRDVVGEVGARGITELVVFNKADLIDDDTRLVLRGLEPRAIFASARTGEGIDEILTAIGELLPDPSLEIELVVPYDRGDLISLLHEKGRVISTEYVEDGTLVNARISSDLEPQFAAFRVPAGAIGA, encoded by the coding sequence ATGACTGACGTCGAGAACTCTCCCAACGACACTGCCGCCACCGCCGACGGCCCGAGCGACGACGTCGTCGCTCGGGTGCTCGCGAGCGCCGAATCGCGCTCATCGGCCTACTCACTCTTCTCCTCCGGCGCGCAGGCGCTGCAGACGGAGGCCGGCGCTGACAGCATCGGCGACGGCGAGCAGCTCGACCGCGAGGATCGCAAGGCCCTCCGCCGCGTTCCCGGCCTCTCCACCGAGCTCGAGGACGTCACAGAGGTCGAGTACCGCCAGCTCCGGCTCGAGAACGTGGTTCTCATCGGCATCTACGCCCAGGGCTCTCAGGATGACGCCGAGAACTCCATGCGCGAGATGGCGGCGCTGGCCGAGACCGCCGGTGCAACGGTGCTCGACGGCCTGCTGCAGCGCCGTGCCCACCCCGACCCGAGCACCTTCCTCGGCCGCGGCAAGGCGGCGGAGCTCGCCGCGATCGTGCAGGCCCTCGGCGCAGACACCGTGATCGCCGACACAGAGCTCGCCCCCAGCCAGCGGCGCGCACTCGAAGACGTCGTCAAGGTGAAGGTCATCGACCGCACCGCCGTCATCCTCGACATCTTCAGCCAGCACGCGAAGAGCCGCGAGGGCAAGGCGCAGGTCGAACTCGCCCAGCTCGAGTACCTCCTGCCGCGCCTGCGCGGCTGGGGCGAGTCGATGTCGCGCCAGGCCGGTGGCCAGGTCGGTGGCGCGGGCGCCGGTATGGGTAGCCGCGGACCGGGTGAGACCAAGATCGAGCTCGACCGCCGCCGCATCCACACCCGCATGTCCAAGCTGCGCAAGCAGATCGCGGCCATGAAGCCGGCCCGCGAGGCCAAGCGGGCCAACCGCCGCCGGAACTCGGTGCCGTCCGTCGCTATCGCTGGCTACACGAACGCGGGCAAGTCGAGCATCCTCAACCGCATCACTCACGCCGGTGTGCTGGTCGAGAACGCGCTCTTCGCCACCCTCGACGCCACCGTGCGCAAGAACACCACCGCCGACGGCCGCATCTACACGCTGGCCGACACCGTCGGTTTTGTGCGGAACCTTCCCCACCAGCTCGTCGAGGCGTTCCGCTCCACCCTCGAGGAGATCGCCGACTCCGACGTCATCGTGCACGTCGTCGACGGTTCGCACCCAGACCCGGCCAGCCAGATCGCCACCGTGCGCGACGTCGTCGGCGAGGTCGGCGCCCGCGGCATCACCGAACTCGTTGTGTTCAACAAGGCGGACCTGATCGACGACGACACCCGTCTCGTGCTGCGCGGGCTCGAGCCACGCGCGATCTTCGCCTCTGCCCGCACCGGCGAGGGCATCGACGAGATCCTCACGGCGATCGGTGAGCTGCTGCCGGACCCGAGCCTGGAGATCGAGCTCGTCGTGCCGTACGACCGCGGCGATCTGATCTCGCTCCTGCACGAGAAGGGCCGCGTGATCTCCACGGAGTACGTCGAAGACGGCACCCTCGTGAACGCCAGGATCTCCAGCGATCTCGAGCCTCAGTTCGCCGCATTCCGCGTGCCGGCCGGAGCCATCGGCGCCTGA
- a CDS encoding class I SAM-dependent methyltransferase translates to MASEHYFSADPGSELKLRRITVRLGGQDREVTTSNGIFSPDHIDQGTEVLLRYAPAAPENGDLLDLGCGWGPIALTLALESPGATVWAVDVNDRALELVRRNAAELGLENVKAVRPDELPDGIEFAAIWSNPPIRVGKAELHSMLRKWLPRLAPGADSYLVVQRNLGSDSLQRWMETEFADRLVVAREAISKGFRVLKVSRGA, encoded by the coding sequence ATGGCTTCAGAGCATTACTTCAGCGCAGATCCGGGGAGTGAGCTCAAACTGCGTCGCATCACCGTGCGTCTCGGCGGGCAGGACCGTGAGGTCACGACCTCCAACGGAATCTTCAGCCCCGACCACATCGACCAGGGCACCGAGGTGCTGCTGCGCTACGCGCCGGCAGCCCCGGAGAACGGCGATCTGCTCGACCTCGGCTGCGGCTGGGGGCCGATCGCGCTCACGCTCGCGCTGGAATCGCCGGGGGCGACGGTCTGGGCCGTCGATGTGAACGACCGGGCTCTCGAACTCGTGCGCCGCAATGCCGCAGAGCTCGGCCTCGAGAATGTGAAGGCCGTGCGGCCGGACGAGCTGCCGGACGGCATCGAGTTCGCCGCGATCTGGTCGAACCCGCCCATTCGGGTGGGCAAGGCCGAACTGCACTCGATGCTGCGCAAGTGGCTCCCCCGGCTCGCGCCGGGCGCTGATTCCTACCTCGTCGTGCAGCGCAACCTCGGATCCGACTCCCTACAGCGCTGGATGGAGACCGAGTTCGCCGATCGCCTCGTCGTCGCGCGCGAGGCCATCAGCAAGGGCTTCCGAGTGCTGAAGGTCTCCCGCGGCGCATAG
- a CDS encoding VOC family protein — protein sequence MADPVGDIIGDYRAFAAQQRDRLLALDIDIAPYELSHLAVRVPEWDQYLHLRTLLERHAIANMENVWNGRPMSMILLAEPLRVLDGQTIPLIELIPPVHQRVYKMGMEHIGVVVGEAVDAFSRRNRAALTGQQFQNQWNEPYYILFEDFTHVKFHRRSLRAVVELQGGTFDGFHHVDGWIPQRLVTATGPNPLPR from the coding sequence ATGGCCGATCCGGTTGGCGACATCATCGGCGACTATCGGGCGTTCGCCGCACAGCAGCGCGACCGCCTGCTCGCCCTGGACATCGACATCGCGCCGTACGAGCTGAGCCACCTCGCCGTTCGCGTGCCGGAGTGGGACCAGTATCTGCACCTGCGCACCCTGCTCGAACGCCACGCCATCGCGAACATGGAGAACGTCTGGAACGGGCGGCCGATGTCCATGATTCTCCTCGCTGAGCCGCTCAGAGTCCTCGATGGCCAGACGATCCCGCTCATCGAGCTCATCCCGCCCGTGCACCAGCGTGTCTACAAGATGGGCATGGAGCACATCGGCGTGGTCGTCGGCGAGGCGGTCGACGCGTTCTCCCGCCGGAATCGGGCGGCGCTGACCGGCCAACAGTTCCAGAACCAGTGGAACGAGCCGTACTACATCCTCTTCGAGGACTTCACGCACGTGAAGTTCCATCGCCGCTCGCTGCGCGCGGTGGTTGAGCTGCAGGGCGGCACGTTCGACGGTTTCCACCATGTCGACGGCTGGATTCCGCAGCGGCTGGTCACGGCGACGGGCCCGAACCCGCTGCCTCGTTGA